The Acidimicrobiia bacterium genome segment CGCTCGCGTACGTGGTCGCGAGCCGCGCGGGGATCGACACTCCCGAGTTCACGATCGTCGACGCGGGCGAGACGCACGTACCCCACGACCTCGCGTACCCCGTGTTCGTCAAGCCCGCGCGTTCGGGCTCGTCGTTCGGCGTGACCAAGGTCGAGGGCGCGGAAGCGCTGGGCGCCGCGCTCGCTGCGGCGCGGCAGTACGACTGCAAGGTTCTGATCGAGCAGGCCGTTTCCGGCACCGAAGTCGGCTGTGCCGTGCTCGGGAGCGGCGCGCACCTGATCGTCGGAGAAGTCGATCAGATCGAGCTCCGCCACGGCTTCTTTCGCATCCATCAGGAGACCGAGCCGGAGCAGGGCTCCGAGAACGCGGTCATGACCGTTCCCGCGGCACTACCCGAACCGCAACGCGACCAGATCCGGCGCGCGGCGAAGCGCATCTATGCCGCGCTCGGCTGCGAAGGCCTGGCGCGCGTCGACATGTTCCTGCAAGCCGACGGCCGCATCGTGCTCAACGAGGTGAACACGATGCCCGGGTTCACGGCCTACAGCCGCTATCCGCGCATGATGGCCGCCGCCGGCATCGAGCTCTCCGAGGTCGTCGACCGCGGCATCGCGATGGCGATGGCGATGGCGCGGTGACGTGGACGCCGGATTCGTCTTCCTCGACGAAGTGCTGCGCGGCGTCCGGTGGGACGCCAAGTACGCGACCTGGGACAACTTCACCGGAACGCCGGTCGACGGATACGAAGTGAACCGGGTCGTGGGTTCGCTCGCCCTCGCGAGCGCGTTGCTCGAGGCGAAGACGCGGGCCGCTGCGATCGGCTTCGGCTTGTTGCTCTGGGACGGGTATCGCCCGCAACGCGCGGTGAACCGGTTCTTGGAGTGGTCGGGACAGCCGGAGGACGGCCGCACGAAGTCGCGTTTCTATCCGAACATCGGGCGGGTCGAGATGTTCGCGAGCGGATACGTCGCGACGAAGTCGGGCCACAGCCGGGGAAGCGCGGTCGACCTCACGCTCTACCGACTCGACACCGGCGACCTCGTGCCCATGGGCGGAGGCCACGACCTGATGGACGCGCGCTCGCGTCACGGCGCGGACGGAGTGTTGGGCAACGAAGCGCGAAATCGTCAGACCTTGTGTTCGGTCATGGAACGCAGCGGCTTCGAACGGTACGAGTGCGAGTGGTGGCACTACGCGCTGAGCGACGAGCCGTATCCCGACACCTACTTCGACTTCCCGATCCTGTAGGTGCGTACCGACCACTCCCGTGTGATCATCTGACGCGATGCCGATGGCGGTCGAGACGACGGAGATCCGCGACGACGGAATCGTCGGTGTGCTCGCGACTCCGACGGGTTCCGATCCGACTCCGGGCGTCCTGCTCCTCGGTGGTTCTGAAGGTGGTCTGCACGCGCGCGACGCCGAAGCGCTCGCGGCCGAAGGTTTCACCGTGCTCGCGTTGGGCTATTTCGGAATGCCCGGCCTGCCGCGCGGCCTCGTCGAGATCCCGCTCGAATACGTCACGCACGCGCTCGGCTGGTTGGGCGCACGCTCGCGTGATCCCGACCGGCTCGGCG includes the following:
- the vanA gene encoding D-alanine--(R)-lactate ligase yields the protein MHRLKVAILFGGCSEEHDVSVKSATEIAANIDTRRYEPLYIGITKCGVWKTCARPSVDWEAGDCRPAVISPDRETHGLLVGARDGWRAVRIDAVFPVLHGKSGEDGAVQGLLELSGIPYVGCGVQSSATCMDKSLAYVVASRAGIDTPEFTIVDAGETHVPHDLAYPVFVKPARSGSSFGVTKVEGAEALGAALAAARQYDCKVLIEQAVSGTEVGCAVLGSGAHLIVGEVDQIELRHGFFRIHQETEPEQGSENAVMTVPAALPEPQRDQIRRAAKRIYAALGCEGLARVDMFLQADGRIVLNEVNTMPGFTAYSRYPRMMAAAGIELSEVVDRGIAMAMAMAR
- the vanX gene encoding D-Ala-D-Ala dipeptidase VanX, with product MDAGFVFLDEVLRGVRWDAKYATWDNFTGTPVDGYEVNRVVGSLALASALLEAKTRAAAIGFGLLLWDGYRPQRAVNRFLEWSGQPEDGRTKSRFYPNIGRVEMFASGYVATKSGHSRGSAVDLTLYRLDTGDLVPMGGGHDLMDARSRHGADGVLGNEARNRQTLCSVMERSGFERYECEWWHYALSDEPYPDTYFDFPIL